A single genomic interval of Picosynechococcus sp. PCC 7003 harbors:
- a CDS encoding MFS transporter, which yields MGNASKTWLLGLDRQIWILAAGRLLSQIGTGFTAFYAPIFFVNQVGLSATQVGLALGSASVSGVLGRFLGGTGADNPAWGRKKTLLAAAGVSAIADVALATADTFWLLVLGNLLMGLGIGLYWPATETVVADLTSGSQRNEAFALVRLADNIGLGTGVMLGGLIIATIQNYRLLFVLDGISFVVFFGVIWVAIAETYQNHEDVQADGNSWLTALQDRRLVIYMAVNVMFTLYIAQIQSTAPLYLTNFIEFSPQVISGLFAWHIVFASLCQLPIARRLNSLSRPHALMVSLLLWGMGFTVMWGAGIGAIPALVGAIASLGILALATDAYTPAASALVVDLAPASQRGVYLALNSQCWAIGYLIGPPIGGWALDQVPAIAHGFWLAGAVSIVPCLLTLRYLETLITHKKTEG from the coding sequence ATGGGTAATGCATCAAAAACTTGGCTGCTGGGTCTTGATCGCCAGATCTGGATCCTCGCCGCAGGACGACTCCTTTCCCAGATTGGCACCGGGTTCACTGCCTTCTATGCGCCGATCTTTTTTGTGAATCAGGTGGGCCTGTCGGCAACCCAGGTGGGCCTTGCCCTAGGGAGTGCTTCAGTTTCTGGGGTATTGGGTCGTTTTCTCGGAGGGACAGGGGCTGATAATCCGGCCTGGGGTCGTAAAAAAACGCTTCTGGCGGCTGCTGGGGTTTCGGCGATCGCCGATGTGGCCTTGGCAACGGCAGATACTTTTTGGCTCTTGGTGTTGGGGAATTTGTTAATGGGGCTAGGGATCGGTCTGTATTGGCCTGCTACGGAAACAGTGGTGGCAGATCTAACCAGCGGTAGTCAGCGCAATGAAGCCTTTGCTCTGGTACGCCTGGCGGACAACATTGGTCTTGGTACAGGGGTAATGCTGGGGGGGTTAATCATTGCGACAATTCAAAATTATCGCTTGCTTTTTGTGCTTGATGGCATCAGTTTTGTGGTGTTTTTTGGGGTAATCTGGGTGGCGATCGCCGAAACCTATCAAAACCACGAAGATGTCCAAGCCGATGGTAATAGCTGGTTGACGGCCCTCCAGGATCGACGGCTGGTGATTTACATGGCAGTCAATGTGATGTTTACGCTCTACATCGCCCAGATCCAAAGCACCGCGCCTTTATACCTCACGAACTTTATTGAATTTTCTCCCCAGGTGATTAGTGGCTTGTTTGCGTGGCATATTGTGTTTGCCTCCCTCTGTCAGTTGCCCATCGCCCGCCGTTTAAATAGCTTAAGCCGACCCCATGCCCTGATGGTTTCCCTCCTGTTGTGGGGCATGGGCTTTACGGTGATGTGGGGAGCGGGTATTGGTGCAATTCCGGCATTGGTGGGGGCGATCGCCAGTCTGGGGATTTTAGCCCTGGCCACCGATGCCTATACCCCAGCCGCTTCTGCTTTGGTGGTTGATTTGGCCCCAGCCTCCCAACGGGGTGTTTACTTGGCGCTCAATTCCCAATGTTGGGCGATTGGTTATTTAATTGGGCCACCGATTGGTGGTTGGGCCTTGGATCAGGTGCCGGCGATCGCCCATGGGTTTTGGCTGGCGGGAGCCGTGAGTATTGTGCCCTGTCTGTTAACCTTGCGCTACCTCGAAACCCTCATCACCCACAAAAAAACGGAGGGTTAA
- a CDS encoding glycosyltransferase family 2 protein: MANQPWQTDENHDPLGAFLDELTDPEVAEAEFRSDFFQGLGGRRKKSAFMLSFIWAIAFVLHSISWGSTAVLGATGLLLIQAIRLVSAQPDPQPQPLTDTDLATAPIVSLIVSAKNEEAVIGRLVKNLCQLDYPTDKCEVWLIDDASTDRTPQILDQLALEYPQLQVVHRPPNAGGGKSGALNQVLSQTQGEIIAVFDADATVPPEFLRHVVPLFADENVGAIQVRKAIANEPLNFWTKGQATEMILDSYFQQQRIALGGIGELRGNGQFVRRSALDQCGGWNEETITDDLDLTIRLHLDNWQIGFLLNPAVNEEGVTKAIALWHQRSRWAEGGYQRYLDYWRYFSNKRLGFGKKVDLFSFILMQYLLPTAAIPDFIFAVLKGHLPVLMPMTTLALGLSLWAMVQGNLRVYRDLPWTWAKVTKIFTACGLTMVYMLHWMVVMPLTTARMSVRPKRLKWVKTTHQGEEENFVSQT; encoded by the coding sequence ATGGCAAATCAACCCTGGCAAACCGATGAAAATCACGATCCCCTTGGGGCTTTTTTAGATGAACTGACTGATCCAGAGGTGGCCGAAGCGGAATTTCGGAGTGATTTTTTCCAGGGATTAGGGGGACGTCGCAAAAAATCAGCCTTTATGCTCAGTTTTATCTGGGCGATCGCCTTTGTTCTCCACAGTATAAGTTGGGGTTCAACGGCGGTTTTGGGGGCCACAGGTCTGCTGCTGATTCAGGCCATCCGTTTGGTCAGCGCCCAGCCCGATCCCCAACCTCAACCCCTAACCGACACAGATTTGGCCACGGCTCCCATCGTTTCCCTCATCGTCTCGGCAAAGAACGAAGAGGCAGTCATTGGGCGTTTGGTAAAAAATCTCTGCCAACTGGATTATCCGACAGATAAATGCGAGGTCTGGTTAATTGATGATGCCAGCACCGACAGAACGCCTCAAATCCTTGATCAATTGGCCCTGGAATATCCCCAGTTGCAGGTGGTACATCGCCCTCCCAATGCGGGTGGCGGAAAATCAGGAGCGCTAAACCAGGTGCTCTCCCAAACCCAAGGAGAAATTATTGCGGTGTTTGATGCCGATGCTACGGTGCCGCCGGAATTTTTGCGTCATGTGGTGCCCCTCTTTGCCGATGAAAATGTGGGGGCGATCCAAGTCCGGAAGGCGATTGCCAACGAACCGCTAAATTTCTGGACGAAGGGCCAAGCCACAGAAATGATCCTCGATAGCTATTTCCAGCAACAACGGATTGCCCTGGGGGGGATCGGTGAACTGCGGGGTAATGGTCAGTTTGTGCGTCGTTCCGCCTTAGATCAATGTGGTGGTTGGAACGAAGAAACGATCACCGATGATCTAGATCTAACGATCCGTCTCCATTTGGACAACTGGCAAATTGGCTTTTTACTCAATCCCGCCGTCAACGAAGAAGGGGTCACCAAGGCGATCGCCCTCTGGCACCAGCGCAGCCGTTGGGCCGAAGGGGGTTACCAGCGCTACCTCGACTATTGGCGGTATTTCTCGAATAAGCGCCTCGGCTTTGGCAAAAAAGTCGATCTTTTTTCCTTCATTTTGATGCAGTATTTGCTCCCCACTGCGGCTATCCCTGACTTTATTTTTGCGGTGCTCAAGGGCCATTTACCTGTCCTGATGCCGATGACGACCCTCGCCCTAGGTCTTTCTCTCTGGGCAATGGTGCAGGGAAATCTGCGGGTCTATCGAGATCTGCCTTGGACTTGGGCAAAGGTCACAAAAATTTTTACGGCCTGCGGTCTGACCATGGTTTATATGCTCCATTGGATGGTGGTGATGCCTTTAACTACAGCCCGGATGTCGGTGCGCCCCAAACGGCTCAAGTGGGTCAAAACCACCCACCAGGGAGAAGAAGAAAACTTTGTTTCCCAAACCTAA
- a CDS encoding Uma2 family endonuclease, with product MIALSDHTHLTPEEYLAFEVTSDIRHEYFDGELYAMAGTSKNHNLVSGNLYLLLRRYLQNSGCTTFMADIKVKLQTGRRFFYPDLVVTCDPEDNTSELFVEKPKLIIEVLSPSTKNFDQTAKFLYYRTIPSLEEYLLVGTESPFIQCFRRQTQDIWTLQIYEGLEAIAHLDSFDLDAPLTDIYEGVTFTAPTS from the coding sequence ATGATTGCTCTCAGTGACCATACACACTTAACCCCAGAGGAATATCTCGCCTTTGAAGTCACCAGTGATATCCGCCATGAATATTTCGATGGTGAGCTTTACGCCATGGCTGGTACGAGTAAAAACCATAACCTTGTCAGCGGAAATCTTTACCTGCTCTTACGTCGCTATCTGCAAAACTCTGGCTGTACGACTTTCATGGCTGATATTAAAGTCAAATTACAGACAGGTCGGCGGTTTTTCTATCCTGATCTCGTCGTGACTTGCGATCCAGAAGATAATACGAGTGAGCTATTTGTGGAAAAGCCTAAGCTTATTATTGAAGTGCTTTCTCCCTCGACGAAAAATTTTGATCAAACTGCTAAATTTCTGTACTACCGCACCATTCCGAGCCTAGAAGAATATTTACTCGTTGGCACAGAAAGCCCATTTATTCAATGTTTTCGGCGACAGACCCAGGATATTTGGACGCTACAAATCTACGAAGGTCTCGAGGCGATCGCCCATTTAGACTCCTTTGATCTCGATGCTCCCCTCACGGACATTTACGAAGGAGTAACCTTCACTGCGCCAACCTCATAG
- the pcrA gene encoding DNA helicase PcrA, with product MSDLLAQLNPSQRRAVEHFCGPLLVVAGAGSGKTRALTFRIAHLIRNHRVDPENILAVTFTNKAAREMKERVELLYAQQLAELQHGKPLGGLPEFEQKKLRSQVYKQVTKPLWIGTFHSLCARILRYDINKYQDERGRTWQRNFTIMDDSDVQTLIKRIVTQQLNLDDKKFNPRTIRYQISNAKNLGLTPNDYARQQGGYKGKVVAEVYEAYQTALAANNSLDFDDLILIPVRLFQQNESILGYWHSQFHHILVDEYQDTNRIQYELIRLLSTNGETNQAALGWNNRSLFVVGDADQSIYSFRMADFTILLEFQENFGDRLPDDETQTMVKLEENYRSRENILKAANALIEQNSQRIDKVLKATRGAGEEIYCHKADNENEEARFVLNQILGLRRKNPELDWGDFAILYRTNAQSRPFEDLLIRNNIPYQVVGGFKFYDRKEIKDALAYLKAIANPADTISLMRVINTPKRGIGKTTVDKLNHAAQELGCPLWEILSDETSVATIAGRAARKINEFTGLIQEMQGKMATMRGADILDYVMENSGYIDDLKSQGTEEADSRVENISELYNAMLQFQDENEDSSLNGFLENASLASDLDNLDDESQQVSLMTLHSAKGLEFPVVFLVGLEQGLFPHTRSLNDPVALEEERRLCYVGLTRAQEQLFLSYTRERYMWGYREPAVASQFLAELPEELVTSNGRSPAPRPPKQEPKMMSISQKQRSQKRRERQAARTEVAQQKWDIGDRVHHNVFGEGEVIKIFGDDKKTNLAIQFPNLGKKIIDPRVAPMKKL from the coding sequence ATGTCTGATTTGTTAGCCCAACTTAACCCCTCCCAACGTCGCGCTGTTGAACATTTTTGTGGGCCACTCTTGGTGGTGGCCGGGGCTGGTTCAGGCAAAACCAGGGCCTTGACCTTCCGCATTGCCCATCTGATCCGCAACCACCGCGTTGACCCAGAAAATATTCTGGCCGTCACCTTCACGAACAAGGCCGCCCGGGAAATGAAAGAACGGGTGGAACTGCTTTATGCCCAACAGTTAGCAGAACTGCAACATGGTAAACCCTTGGGAGGGCTGCCGGAATTTGAGCAAAAAAAATTGCGATCGCAGGTCTACAAACAAGTTACAAAACCCCTCTGGATTGGCACGTTCCATAGCCTTTGTGCACGGATTCTCCGGTACGACATCAATAAATACCAAGACGAACGGGGCCGCACCTGGCAGCGCAATTTCACGATCATGGACGATAGCGACGTTCAAACGTTGATCAAACGCATTGTCACCCAGCAGCTGAACCTCGACGACAAAAAATTCAATCCCCGCACCATCCGCTATCAGATTAGTAATGCCAAAAACCTCGGCCTTACCCCCAATGACTATGCCCGGCAGCAGGGGGGTTACAAAGGCAAGGTAGTGGCAGAGGTTTATGAAGCCTATCAAACGGCCTTAGCCGCCAATAATTCCCTTGATTTTGATGATTTAATCCTGATTCCGGTGCGGTTGTTCCAGCAAAATGAATCGATCCTCGGCTATTGGCACAGTCAATTTCACCATATCCTGGTGGATGAGTATCAGGATACAAACCGGATTCAGTATGAGTTGATTCGGCTACTCAGTACCAACGGTGAAACAAACCAGGCTGCTTTGGGCTGGAATAATCGCTCTTTGTTTGTTGTTGGCGATGCGGATCAGTCCATTTATTCATTTCGGATGGCGGATTTTACGATTCTGCTGGAATTCCAAGAAAATTTTGGCGATCGCCTCCCCGATGACGAGACCCAAACCATGGTCAAACTGGAGGAGAATTACCGTTCCCGGGAAAATATCCTCAAAGCCGCCAATGCCTTGATCGAGCAAAATAGCCAGCGCATCGATAAAGTGCTCAAGGCCACCAGGGGCGCCGGAGAAGAAATTTATTGCCACAAGGCGGACAACGAAAACGAAGAAGCGCGGTTTGTTTTAAATCAGATCCTCGGTCTGCGGCGCAAAAACCCGGAACTCGATTGGGGCGACTTTGCAATTCTCTACCGCACCAATGCCCAATCCCGTCCCTTTGAGGATTTGCTGATTCGCAACAATATTCCCTATCAGGTTGTGGGCGGCTTTAAGTTCTACGACCGCAAAGAAATTAAAGATGCCCTCGCTTACCTCAAGGCGATCGCCAATCCCGCAGATACCATTAGCCTAATGCGGGTGATCAATACGCCCAAACGGGGCATCGGCAAAACCACCGTCGATAAACTTAACCATGCCGCCCAGGAATTAGGCTGTCCCCTCTGGGAAATCCTCAGCGATGAAACCTCTGTGGCCACGATCGCCGGACGGGCCGCTCGGAAAATTAACGAGTTTACGGGGCTGATCCAGGAAATGCAGGGCAAAATGGCGACCATGCGCGGTGCCGATATTCTTGATTATGTGATGGAAAATTCCGGCTACATTGATGACCTCAAAAGCCAAGGCACCGAGGAAGCCGACAGCCGCGTCGAAAATATTTCCGAACTGTACAATGCGATGCTGCAATTCCAAGACGAAAACGAAGACAGCAGCTTAAATGGCTTTTTGGAAAATGCATCCCTCGCTTCGGATCTCGATAACCTTGATGATGAGTCCCAGCAGGTTTCTTTGATGACCCTCCATTCGGCCAAGGGCTTGGAATTTCCGGTGGTCTTTTTGGTGGGGCTAGAGCAAGGGCTATTTCCCCATACCCGCTCCTTAAATGATCCCGTTGCTTTAGAAGAAGAACGACGCTTATGTTATGTGGGCCTGACCCGCGCCCAGGAGCAACTATTCCTCAGCTATACCCGGGAGCGATATATGTGGGGTTACCGTGAGCCTGCTGTCGCCTCACAATTTCTCGCAGAACTGCCGGAAGAATTGGTAACTTCTAATGGGCGATCGCCAGCCCCAAGGCCCCCGAAACAGGAGCCCAAAATGATGTCCATTAGCCAGAAGCAACGCTCCCAGAAAAGACGGGAACGGCAGGCGGCCCGTACCGAAGTGGCCCAACAAAAATGGGACATTGGCGATCGCGTCCATCACAATGTTTTTGGGGAAGGGGAAGTGATCAAAATCTTTGGGGATGACAAAAAGACCAACCTAGCGATCCAGTTTCCGAATCTCGGCAAAAAAATCATTGATCCCCGGGTGGCTCCCATGAAAAAGCTCTAG
- a CDS encoding TerB family tellurite resistance protein: MQTADKNKQLFKILFSAAWIDGEIQVEERQYLHQIAEQKKLSQDPDIRALLCEAVPIKPEDCYRLVEEYINDHTNEAEYQELLDAVSHMVYSDSQIETEEAKLLNRLQSLAPESQHANSPFQRVIKSIQKLYKGAIAEIN; the protein is encoded by the coding sequence ATGCAGACGGCAGATAAAAACAAGCAACTTTTTAAAATTCTTTTTAGTGCCGCTTGGATCGACGGTGAAATCCAGGTAGAAGAACGTCAATATCTCCACCAAATTGCTGAGCAAAAAAAACTCTCCCAAGACCCGGATATTCGGGCTTTATTGTGTGAGGCGGTCCCCATCAAACCAGAGGATTGTTACCGTCTTGTTGAAGAGTATATTAATGACCATACCAACGAGGCGGAATACCAAGAACTGCTAGATGCGGTGAGCCACATGGTCTATAGCGACAGTCAAATTGAAACGGAAGAAGCAAAATTGCTCAATCGCTTGCAATCTCTGGCGCCGGAGTCCCAGCACGCGAACTCTCCTTTTCAGCGGGTGATCAAGTCTATTCAAAAACTCTACAAAGGGGCGATCGCCGAGATAAACTAA
- the zds gene encoding 9,9'-di-cis-zeta-carotene desaturase has translation MRVAIVGAGLAGLSTAIELVDAGHEVEIFEARPFVGGKVGSWVDKDGNHIEMGLHVFFGCYYNLFALMEKVGAGDNLRLKAHTHQFINEGGKIGELDFRFPFGAPFHGLKAFFTSSQLSAIDKAANSLALGTSPIVRGLVDFDGAMKTIRDLDKISFADWFRSHGGNDGSLKKMWNPIAYALGFIDTENISARCMLTIFMFFAAKTEASVLRMLEGSPHEYLHKPIVNYLEARSTKIHTRHRLTDIHYTLEGQPKIDGIVINNGETTETITADTYVFALDIPGIQRIIPEAWRQWSEFDNIYKLDAVPVATVQLRFDGWVTELNDPEKRKQLQKAVGIDNLLYTHQADFSCFADLALASPADYYKEGEGSLMQLVLTPGDPFIKKSNEEIAQHVLAQVHKLFPSSRELNMTWSNVVKLAQSLYREAPGMDVYRPAQATPINNLFLAGSYTQQDYIDSMEGATISGRQAAAAILCTVEETRGKTPAIA, from the coding sequence ATGCGTGTAGCAATCGTTGGAGCAGGCCTCGCCGGACTCAGCACCGCCATTGAACTGGTCGATGCAGGCCATGAAGTCGAAATCTTTGAAGCTCGCCCCTTTGTCGGTGGAAAAGTCGGCAGTTGGGTTGACAAAGATGGCAATCACATCGAAATGGGCCTCCATGTCTTCTTCGGTTGCTATTACAATTTGTTTGCCCTGATGGAAAAAGTCGGTGCCGGTGATAACCTCCGCCTCAAGGCACACACCCACCAATTTATTAACGAAGGGGGCAAAATTGGCGAACTCGACTTCCGTTTTCCCTTCGGTGCTCCTTTCCATGGTCTCAAAGCCTTTTTTACCTCTTCTCAACTTTCGGCGATCGACAAAGCTGCCAATTCCCTGGCCCTAGGTACAAGTCCCATTGTGCGGGGCCTTGTTGATTTTGACGGGGCGATGAAAACGATCCGTGACCTCGACAAAATCAGCTTTGCCGATTGGTTCCGGAGCCATGGCGGTAATGACGGCAGTCTCAAGAAAATGTGGAATCCGATCGCCTATGCCCTAGGGTTTATCGACACCGAAAATATTTCTGCCCGCTGCATGTTGACCATTTTCATGTTCTTTGCTGCGAAAACCGAAGCCTCAGTGCTGCGGATGCTCGAAGGCTCTCCCCACGAATATCTCCACAAACCGATCGTCAACTACCTCGAAGCCCGGAGCACCAAAATTCATACCCGTCACCGGCTCACCGATATCCACTACACCCTAGAAGGACAACCTAAAATTGATGGCATCGTCATCAACAACGGTGAAACTACCGAAACCATCACCGCCGATACCTACGTTTTTGCCCTTGATATCCCTGGTATCCAGCGCATTATTCCTGAAGCTTGGCGTCAATGGTCGGAATTTGACAACATTTACAAGCTCGATGCTGTGCCCGTTGCCACCGTACAATTGCGCTTTGACGGATGGGTCACAGAGCTCAACGACCCCGAAAAACGTAAGCAACTCCAAAAAGCAGTCGGCATTGATAACCTGCTCTACACCCACCAAGCCGATTTCTCCTGTTTTGCCGATTTAGCCCTCGCCAGTCCCGCCGACTACTACAAAGAAGGCGAAGGTTCCCTAATGCAACTGGTTTTAACGCCAGGTGATCCGTTTATCAAAAAGAGTAATGAAGAAATTGCCCAGCACGTTTTGGCCCAGGTTCATAAACTATTCCCCTCTTCTCGAGAGCTGAATATGACTTGGTCGAATGTTGTCAAGCTCGCCCAATCTCTCTACCGGGAAGCCCCAGGTATGGATGTTTATCGACCAGCCCAAGCGACTCCCATTAACAACTTATTCTTAGCTGGAAGCTATACCCAGCAAGACTACATCGACAGCATGGAAGGCGCAACAATTTCCGGTCGCCAAGCAGCAGCAGCAATCCTCTGCACAGTCGAAGAAACACGTGGGAAAACCCCTGCGATCGCATAA
- a CDS encoding high light inducible protein gives MENQESKFGFSAFAENWNGRLAMLGFVIGLLTELLTGKGILAQLGLM, from the coding sequence ATGGAAAATCAAGAAAGCAAATTTGGTTTTAGCGCCTTCGCTGAAAACTGGAACGGCCGCCTAGCAATGCTCGGTTTCGTGATTGGTCTTTTGACTGAGCTCCTAACCGGAAAAGGTATTCTGGCACAACTCGGCCTAATGTAA
- a CDS encoding precorrin-8X methylmutase has protein sequence MEWHLTDAQSLALIDREIGKHSFSPAEYEIVRQVIYRTADFDYAQLIHFSEHALQAGAAALAARGTIIVDEPMVRVGITEYLQNSFANPVYCSADTLTRPQREKTKTAWGMETLARRYPEATFVIGQSQTALSSLVTLVKKGIIRPALVIFTPANFLTGTAPQKYLEEATIPHICIQSRKGGATVAVAILNGLISLSWKAYGQDIGESP, from the coding sequence ATGGAATGGCATCTGACCGACGCCCAAAGTTTAGCCCTCATTGATCGCGAAATTGGCAAACACTCCTTTTCCCCTGCTGAATATGAAATTGTGCGTCAAGTCATTTATCGTACTGCTGACTTTGACTATGCCCAGCTGATTCACTTTTCAGAACATGCTCTCCAGGCTGGTGCGGCGGCCCTGGCAGCTCGCGGTACAATCATCGTCGATGAGCCAATGGTGCGCGTGGGCATTACAGAATATCTTCAAAACTCCTTTGCGAATCCCGTTTACTGTAGCGCCGATACCCTCACCCGACCTCAACGGGAAAAGACCAAAACAGCTTGGGGCATGGAAACTCTGGCGCGTCGTTATCCAGAGGCGACTTTTGTCATTGGCCAATCCCAAACTGCTTTATCCAGTTTGGTCACTTTAGTCAAAAAAGGTATTATTCGCCCGGCGCTTGTCATTTTTACGCCCGCTAACTTTCTGACGGGCACAGCGCCCCAAAAATATTTAGAAGAAGCGACAATTCCGCATATTTGTATTCAAAGCCGCAAAGGTGGAGCCACTGTTGCCGTGGCGATTCTCAATGGCTTGATTAGTTTGTCATGGAAAGCCTACGGACAGGATATAGGCGAAAGCCCTTGA